One stretch of Roseovarius mucosus DNA includes these proteins:
- a CDS encoding YHS domain-containing (seleno)protein: MKRKLTLTAATLSALLAFGPAMAADEFNVVSGLTAAGAPLGVHGVDVVSLIEYNKEQAGSAKFTTVYDGVSYYFTSEKHQKSFEANPSKYIPQNGGFCTFGVSVGKKFDGDPSFASVVDGKLYVFLNEDIYNLYLKDQAGTIHKAEENWKKIQHTAAKDL, from the coding sequence ATGAAACGGAAACTGACACTTACCGCTGCAACCCTGTCAGCGCTTCTCGCCTTCGGGCCGGCAATGGCCGCAGACGAATTCAACGTCGTATCGGGTCTGACTGCGGCAGGTGCTCCGCTTGGGGTGCATGGCGTCGACGTGGTTTCGCTGATCGAGTACAACAAAGAGCAGGCCGGAAGCGCGAAATTTACCACGGTCTACGACGGGGTTTCGTACTACTTTACTAGCGAGAAGCACCAGAAATCCTTTGAAGCCAATCCGTCGAAATATATCCCGCAGAACGGCGGATTCTGCACTTTCGGGGTTTCTGTGGGCAAGAAGTTCGATGGCGACCCGAGCTTTGCGTCGGTGGTCGATGGAAAACTCTACGTCTTCCTGAACGAGGATATCTACAACCTTTACCTCAAGGATCAGGCCGGAACGATCCACAAGGCCGAAGAGAACTGGAAGAAAATCCAGCACACCGCCGCCAAGGATCTCTGA
- a CDS encoding YHS domain-containing (seleno)protein: protein MSRKLIFAATALTALFAFGPAMAADEANVTPGLTYSGAPLGLHGADPVSLIDHGENTEGSAAYVAAHDGVAYYFASEQNMKAFKANPERYMPQYGGFCAFGVSVGKKFDGDPSFAAVMHDKLYVFLNEDVYKAYLKDQAGTVAKAEANWGKIKHTAATDL from the coding sequence ATGTCTCGCAAGTTGATCTTCGCGGCCACCGCGCTGACCGCGCTCTTTGCTTTCGGACCTGCAATGGCTGCCGACGAAGCCAACGTCACTCCGGGTCTTACCTATAGCGGTGCGCCGCTCGGCCTGCATGGTGCCGACCCGGTTTCACTAATCGATCATGGCGAAAACACCGAAGGCAGCGCCGCTTATGTTGCCGCTCATGACGGGGTCGCCTATTACTTTGCCTCGGAACAGAACATGAAGGCGTTCAAGGCGAACCCGGAGCGATACATGCCGCAATATGGCGGGTTCTGCGCCTTTGGTGTCTCGGTCGGGAAAAAGTTTGACGGCGACCCGAGCTTTGCAGCCGTGATGCACGACAAACTCTACGTTTTCCTCAACGAGGATGTTTACAAGGCATACCTCAAGGATCAGGCGGGCACTGTCGCAAAGGCTGAGGCCAACTGGGGCAAGATCAAACACACTGCCGCAACGGACCTCTGA
- a CDS encoding IS110 family transposase, with protein sequence MTKRKTGGHPDLNVVNPNAAAIDIGSTMHMAAVNPDTAAMPVRAFGTFTQDLHDLADWLQSCGVTSVAMESTGVYWIPAFEILEAHGFEVILVNARYAKNVPGRKTDVSDAGWLRQLHSYGLLRGSFRPEAEIATLRAYMRQRERLTEYAAAHIQHMQKALMEMNLQLHHVVSDITGATGMRIIRAIVDGERDPEVLAAFRDIRCHSSLDTIKGALVGNDREEHVFALTQSLELYDFYQEQIEACDRRLEAAVGALTARADGELAPLPKARIKGRQHNAPSFDVRAALYGVLGTDLTQIHGLGPSLALKLVAECGTDLRAWKSAKHFTSWLCLAPDNKISGGKLLSSRTRRSSSRAAALLRLAATTIGRSDTALGAFYRRLSSRIGKQKAVTATARKIAVLFYNAVRHGMSYKDQGAAAYEERHRKRLLSNLQRRAKTLGFVLAPIHETAAVS encoded by the coding sequence ATGACGAAGCGTAAGACCGGCGGCCACCCGGATTTGAACGTGGTCAACCCCAATGCGGCTGCGATCGACATTGGCTCGACCATGCATATGGCTGCTGTGAACCCTGACACCGCCGCTATGCCGGTGCGAGCTTTCGGGACGTTCACTCAAGACCTGCACGATCTAGCCGACTGGCTCCAGTCGTGCGGTGTCACCAGCGTGGCCATGGAGTCGACCGGCGTTTACTGGATACCGGCCTTCGAGATCCTGGAGGCGCATGGGTTCGAGGTTATCCTTGTGAATGCCCGCTACGCCAAGAATGTGCCAGGCCGCAAAACCGATGTCAGCGATGCGGGGTGGCTGCGTCAGTTACATTCTTATGGGTTGCTCCGCGGCAGTTTCCGCCCTGAGGCGGAGATAGCCACCCTGCGCGCCTACATGCGCCAGCGCGAACGGCTCACCGAATATGCCGCCGCTCACATCCAACACATGCAGAAGGCGCTGATGGAGATGAACCTGCAACTCCATCATGTCGTCTCCGACATCACCGGCGCAACGGGCATGCGGATTATCCGCGCCATTGTCGATGGCGAGCGCGATCCTGAAGTTCTCGCCGCATTCCGGGATATCCGCTGCCATTCATCGCTGGACACGATCAAAGGCGCGCTGGTCGGCAACGACCGCGAGGAACATGTCTTTGCCCTGACACAGTCGCTGGAACTTTACGATTTCTATCAAGAGCAGATCGAGGCGTGCGACCGCAGGCTGGAGGCCGCGGTTGGGGCGCTGACGGCCCGTGCAGACGGAGAACTGGCCCCACTGCCCAAGGCGCGGATCAAGGGGAGGCAGCACAATGCGCCGTCCTTCGATGTGCGGGCTGCGCTCTACGGGGTGTTAGGCACAGACCTGACTCAGATCCATGGCCTTGGGCCATCGCTGGCGCTGAAGCTGGTGGCCGAATGCGGCACGGACCTGCGCGCCTGGAAGAGTGCCAAGCACTTCACGTCTTGGCTCTGCCTCGCCCCGGACAACAAGATCTCTGGTGGCAAGCTGCTGTCCTCGCGGACACGCCGGTCCTCCAGCCGCGCTGCGGCCTTGCTCAGATTGGCCGCGACGACAATCGGCCGGAGCGACACGGCCTTGGGTGCGTTCTATCGGCGGCTGTCCTCGCGCATCGGCAAGCAGAAGGCTGTTACGGCGACAGCGCGAAAGATCGCGGTGCTGTTTTACAATGCCGTGCGGCATGGCATGTCATATAAAGATCAGGGCGCGGCGGCTTATGAAGAGCGGCATCGGAAACGTCTGCTGTCAAACCTTCAACGGCGCGCCAAGACCCTCGGGTTTGTATTGGCGCCTATTCACGAGACCGCGGCTGTTTCTTAG
- a CDS encoding VOC family protein produces MTMIDHLSLGVADISAACGFYARLFEPLGINCLAAGDGFAAFGRDRIAFLLLPPFDGKPASAGNGAHVAFAAPSREAVDAAHAAGISAGAGDEGAPGVRAAYPMPNVYAAYLRDPWGNKLEIVHAGFSASQDPA; encoded by the coding sequence ATGACAATGATCGACCACCTAAGCCTCGGTGTTGCCGATATCTCTGCCGCTTGCGGTTTCTATGCCCGCCTGTTCGAACCGCTCGGAATCAACTGTCTGGCCGCAGGCGACGGCTTTGCCGCCTTCGGTCGTGACCGGATCGCGTTTCTGTTGCTGCCACCCTTCGACGGCAAACCGGCAAGCGCTGGCAATGGCGCGCATGTCGCATTCGCAGCACCGTCGCGCGAGGCGGTCGATGCCGCACATGCTGCGGGGATTTCCGCCGGGGCTGGTGATGAAGGAGCGCCGGGTGTGCGCGCGGCCTATCCCATGCCGAATGTCTACGCCGCCTATCTGCGCGATCCTTGGGGCAACAAGCTGGAAATCGTCCATGCCGGATTCTCGGCCTCACAAGACCCGGCCTGA
- a CDS encoding carboxymuconolactone decarboxylase family protein, with amino-acid sequence MARINQVSDTAATPEASALFSAIKGKIGMVPNLYRVAANQPSVLAAMLGLNETLAGGTFDGRTREAIALAVAGANTCDYCASAHSAISAGLKVAPEAVKDHLVGRSDDPRTAAILKLSVSIVSAKGKVSDADLVSARAAGLSEADIVETLANVVANIFTNYLNHVADTDIDFPVVTTGQVAA; translated from the coding sequence ATGGCACGCATCAACCAAGTCTCCGACACCGCCGCCACCCCCGAGGCAAGCGCCCTGTTTTCCGCGATCAAGGGCAAGATCGGCATGGTGCCTAATCTCTATCGCGTTGCTGCGAACCAGCCATCGGTTCTGGCGGCAATGCTCGGCCTGAATGAGACGCTGGCGGGCGGCACCTTTGATGGCCGCACCCGTGAAGCAATCGCGCTCGCCGTGGCCGGCGCCAATACTTGTGATTACTGCGCCTCGGCCCATTCCGCGATCTCGGCTGGGCTCAAGGTTGCACCCGAGGCGGTCAAGGACCATCTTGTCGGACGTTCCGACGATCCGCGCACGGCAGCGATCCTGAAACTGTCGGTGAGTATCGTGTCGGCTAAGGGCAAAGTGTCGGATGCCGATCTTGTCTCCGCGCGTGCCGCAGGGCTGAGCGAGGCCGACATCGTAGAGACGCTCGCCAATGTGGTGGCGAACATCTTTACCAACTATCTGAATCACGTGGCGGACACCGATATCGACTTTCCGGTCGTCACTACGGGTCAGGTCGCAGCATAA
- a CDS encoding uracil-DNA glycosylase family protein has protein sequence MSTPPICAILGATSWKSSMPDSRPHKTRPEIAQLRAEITACSACSDLPFRPRPLFQIGAGARILIVGQAPGRRTHLAGRLFDDASGVRLRNWLGLDEATFRDPEKIAILPMGFCFPGTGRSGDLPPRPECAPLWRTRAMALLPDIMLTVVIGRHAQRWHLPETSRLPLAEAMRDWPARWPASILLPHPSPRNMAWFQRNNWFETDLLPVLQARVIELVGKCVEQRTLGH, from the coding sequence ATGTCTACGCCGCCTATCTGCGCGATCCTTGGGGCAACAAGCTGGAAATCGTCCATGCCGGATTCTCGGCCTCACAAGACCCGGCCTGAGATCGCGCAGCTGCGGGCCGAAATCACGGCCTGCAGCGCCTGCTCAGACTTGCCGTTCAGACCTCGTCCGCTTTTTCAGATCGGCGCGGGTGCGCGCATCCTCATCGTTGGACAGGCACCAGGTCGTAGAACACACCTTGCAGGACGGCTCTTCGACGATGCCTCTGGCGTGCGGCTGCGCAACTGGCTTGGCCTAGACGAAGCGACGTTTCGTGATCCGGAAAAGATCGCGATCCTGCCCATGGGCTTCTGTTTTCCTGGCACTGGCCGTTCGGGAGATCTGCCTCCGCGCCCAGAATGCGCCCCTCTGTGGCGTACCCGCGCGATGGCACTGTTGCCCGACATCATGCTGACGGTCGTGATCGGTCGCCACGCCCAAAGGTGGCATTTGCCCGAAACCTCACGCCTACCCCTTGCCGAGGCGATGCGGGATTGGCCCGCACGTTGGCCGGCCAGCATCCTTCTCCCGCATCCAAGCCCGCGCAATATGGCATGGTTTCAACGCAATAACTGGTTCGAAACGGATCTGCTCCCCGTATTACAGGCGCGAGTCATCGAACTTGTCGGAAAATGTGTCGAGCAGCGCACTTTGGGTCACTAA
- a CDS encoding GNAT family N-acetyltransferase: MMQSRSHHNLTFSRLTEVPLETLVEHMSDPRVARHMPLLSQPWDVDAAKHFVAAKEAWWQRDGLGHWAFLQDGHYVGWGGFQKEGAEWDFGLVLRGEAFGLGLAITHAALNFAHADARIPFVTFLLPPSRRHLGALARIGAELVGEVPYETARFLKFRLDTPCPATAPTLRN, translated from the coding sequence ATGATGCAGTCGCGCTCACATCATAATTTGACCTTCTCACGCCTTACGGAGGTGCCGCTCGAAACGCTTGTCGAGCATATGTCCGACCCCCGCGTCGCACGGCATATGCCGCTCTTGTCGCAACCTTGGGATGTCGATGCAGCGAAACACTTTGTCGCCGCCAAAGAAGCGTGGTGGCAGCGTGACGGGTTAGGGCATTGGGCGTTTCTGCAAGACGGCCACTACGTCGGTTGGGGCGGTTTCCAAAAGGAAGGAGCGGAGTGGGATTTTGGCCTTGTCCTACGTGGAGAGGCCTTTGGCCTTGGCCTCGCGATCACACATGCGGCATTGAACTTCGCCCATGCGGACGCACGCATTCCTTTCGTCACATTTCTGCTGCCCCCTTCGCGTCGTCACCTTGGGGCTCTTGCTCGGATAGGCGCAGAGCTGGTGGGCGAGGTGCCTTATGAAACGGCACGATTTCTCAAATTTCGTCTTGATACCCCTTGCCCTGCCACAGCCCCCACTTTGCGAAACTGA
- a CDS encoding Hint domain-containing protein: MKKLTWLFLGKIAADPSTEATPTGAQVFELSRGDLFEPVDYLRVALDGAYSKEGSTLNLSYLYVEGGLASASIGQVYTSSFQVTFMDGDVQRVPAGAVVQMSNGDLFFSVSAEDLGAVALFSENDGTERDVATLRVSGQVRSEDIDLSAQSFPQSFGVMSLGGDVSNIDILLSAGDGLITGTLGNDLINQDYVGDPNGDRIDNLDAAGTNGELVNSNADFVNASGGNDTVLAGFGNDTILGGDGNDSLDGGTGADLIFGGMGNDTLDGGTGTDASDTALGPIYQEISTAGAQAVAGANGRGAFTVTTTSNETVAFGSTADLSGFFVGDIALPNPAVESETHTHRYTEGLSPTQIPGVRILMSRLESLEVVTLSLDGTALNLNAAIASGNVSFEGNGAFTIDSAGRLTGLLADPVDSEQAFLELTIRIPHSRLDVFISTATFGSIDGAIYELFVDTNPLVPNITTSANDTLFGDAGDDLLLGRDGDDLIAGGTGNDRFVPGTGHDTISDFGSDDTNAVRDGDQSNNDFVNLSGFYNQANYDAAVLTGDIDPAVIRNPLEWLRADYDDDGILNERAAGWTAGNSLTLTNRGATVDPQTLNFDTTNVICFCRGTRITGANGEIAVEDLNVGDRVITRDHGYQKIRWIGRTTVKAHVEIAPIRIRKGVLQNVRDLRISPNHRVLLKGPMLELLLGHTEVLVPAKYLVDGETILRELPGDVEYFHILFDCHELVLSEQCWTESFHPGCVGWSTLCEEVRAEILHLFPCLDALTGNSDMITARYVVNRKEAAVSLQAMRNGGNRTNKRTLC, encoded by the coding sequence ATGAAAAAACTAACGTGGCTTTTCCTTGGAAAAATTGCTGCCGATCCTTCGACCGAGGCTACGCCCACCGGGGCGCAGGTCTTCGAGCTGTCGAGGGGGGATTTATTCGAACCTGTTGACTACCTCAGGGTCGCTTTGGACGGGGCGTACAGCAAAGAAGGAAGTACCCTGAACTTAAGCTACCTTTATGTCGAGGGCGGCTTGGCGAGTGCATCCATTGGACAGGTTTATACCTCGTCGTTCCAAGTAACATTCATGGATGGAGATGTTCAGCGTGTCCCGGCCGGGGCGGTCGTGCAGATGTCGAACGGCGATCTCTTTTTCAGCGTTTCGGCGGAGGATTTGGGGGCGGTCGCACTCTTTTCGGAAAATGATGGCACCGAACGGGATGTCGCGACGCTACGTGTTTCGGGCCAAGTCAGAAGCGAGGACATCGATTTATCGGCACAGAGCTTTCCACAGAGCTTTGGAGTGATGTCACTGGGTGGTGATGTTTCGAACATCGATATTCTGTTGAGTGCTGGGGATGGGCTGATTACCGGCACGCTCGGCAATGATCTGATCAATCAGGATTACGTTGGGGACCCTAACGGCGACCGAATTGATAATCTGGACGCTGCGGGAACGAATGGCGAGCTCGTCAATAGCAACGCGGATTTCGTCAATGCGTCTGGCGGTAATGACACGGTTCTGGCCGGGTTCGGGAATGACACAATTCTCGGGGGCGATGGGAATGACAGCCTCGATGGTGGAACCGGAGCTGACCTGATTTTCGGCGGGATGGGGAATGACACCCTAGACGGGGGTACGGGCACCGACGCCAGTGATACCGCCTTAGGACCCATTTATCAGGAGATTTCGACAGCCGGTGCGCAGGCCGTTGCCGGCGCTAACGGACGTGGGGCTTTCACCGTCACGACAACGTCCAATGAAACCGTCGCATTCGGGTCTACGGCTGATTTGTCCGGCTTTTTCGTGGGGGATATAGCACTTCCCAACCCAGCTGTTGAAAGCGAGACGCATACGCACCGATACACCGAAGGTCTGTCTCCGACCCAGATTCCCGGTGTGCGGATTCTCATGAGCCGTCTAGAGAGTTTGGAGGTCGTCACCCTGAGCCTCGACGGAACTGCGCTCAATCTGAATGCCGCCATCGCGTCGGGAAATGTATCATTCGAAGGCAACGGTGCCTTCACCATCGACTCGGCCGGCAGGCTGACCGGATTGTTGGCCGACCCGGTGGACAGTGAACAGGCATTCCTCGAGCTGACGATCAGAATTCCGCATTCGCGCCTTGATGTTTTCATCTCTACGGCGACGTTTGGATCGATCGATGGGGCAATCTATGAGCTCTTTGTCGATACCAACCCCCTCGTTCCCAATATTACCACCTCTGCGAATGACACCTTGTTTGGTGATGCCGGTGACGATCTGTTGCTGGGGCGGGACGGTGATGATCTTATTGCTGGAGGCACGGGGAATGATCGTTTCGTGCCGGGAACTGGGCACGACACGATTTCGGACTTTGGAAGTGACGACACGAATGCTGTCCGGGACGGTGATCAGTCGAACAACGACTTTGTGAATCTGTCGGGTTTTTACAATCAGGCCAATTACGACGCCGCCGTCCTGACGGGTGATATCGATCCCGCGGTCATCCGCAATCCGCTGGAATGGCTGCGTGCCGATTACGATGATGACGGGATCCTTAATGAGCGCGCGGCGGGATGGACAGCTGGCAACAGCCTGACCCTAACCAACAGGGGCGCCACGGTCGATCCACAAACGCTGAACTTTGATACAACGAATGTCATTTGCTTTTGCCGGGGAACGCGCATCACAGGCGCCAATGGCGAGATAGCAGTCGAGGATCTGAACGTTGGAGATCGCGTGATCACACGTGATCACGGCTATCAGAAAATCCGCTGGATCGGGCGCACAACGGTCAAGGCACATGTCGAGATCGCGCCGATCCGGATACGCAAGGGCGTTCTGCAGAACGTTCGTGATCTGCGCATTTCACCCAATCATCGCGTTCTCCTGAAGGGACCGATGTTGGAGCTGTTGCTGGGGCATACGGAAGTGCTGGTTCCGGCCAAATACCTCGTCGACGGAGAAACGATCCTGCGCGAGTTGCCGGGTGATGTGGAATACTTCCACATTCTCTTTGACTGCCACGAGCTCGTTCTTTCCGAGCAGTGTTGGACCGAGAGCTTTCATCCTGGCTGTGTCGGCTGGTCAACTCTCTGCGAAGAGGTGCGGGCAGAGATACTCCATCTCTTTCCCTGCCTCGATGCCCTCACCGGTAATTCAGACATGATCACCGCGCGTTACGTGGTGAACCGCAAGGAGGCGGCCGTGTCGTTACAGGCGATGCGCAACGGCGGCAATCGAACCAATAAGCGGACGCTGTGTTGA
- a CDS encoding AraC family transcriptional regulator, with translation MLDLLSDILTRLSFRGTLYFRTSFTEPWGVRVPAYRDVARFHYAHRGEALVRVAGQQAPVTLAQGDLVIIPHGEPHVLSCRHTGPEEALPLDDVLSRSGFPGYGTLVWGGEESPRDTQLICGHFALAEGSRHLLFDRLPPYIHLRGYGEEAGGWLNATLKVIGAEAGGARLGGDLIALKMSEAIFAQAIRAFIEQSPEGIPGIAGFADPQIARALSMFHRNPAAEWTVAGLARIAGLSRTGFAERFTARLGVTPMSYVTAWRMQIAREALAERGLSVAEAAEVSGYASESAFSRVFKKEIGVTPAAVRLLAKAGRDALNAA, from the coding sequence ATGTTGGACCTTCTCAGCGATATCCTTACCCGCCTGTCGTTTCGCGGCACGCTCTACTTCCGCACGAGTTTTACAGAACCATGGGGAGTGCGTGTGCCAGCTTATCGCGATGTGGCGCGCTTCCATTATGCTCATCGCGGTGAGGCGTTGGTGCGTGTTGCGGGGCAACAGGCACCGGTGACCCTTGCGCAGGGCGATCTTGTGATCATTCCGCATGGTGAGCCGCATGTTTTATCATGCCGGCATACCGGACCAGAGGAGGCCTTGCCGCTTGATGATGTGCTGTCCCGCTCGGGGTTTCCGGGATATGGCACGCTTGTATGGGGTGGAGAGGAAAGCCCGCGAGATACTCAGCTCATCTGCGGGCATTTTGCGCTAGCCGAGGGGTCGCGCCACCTGCTCTTTGATCGGCTGCCGCCGTACATTCATCTCCGAGGATATGGTGAAGAGGCCGGGGGGTGGCTCAATGCAACGCTCAAGGTTATCGGAGCTGAGGCGGGCGGCGCGCGGCTTGGTGGCGATCTGATTGCGCTCAAGATGTCCGAGGCAATCTTTGCCCAAGCCATCCGAGCCTTTATCGAACAATCGCCCGAGGGCATTCCGGGGATCGCTGGCTTTGCTGACCCGCAGATCGCACGCGCGCTGAGTATGTTTCATCGCAACCCTGCTGCCGAATGGACGGTGGCTGGCCTTGCGCGGATCGCGGGTCTGTCGCGCACCGGTTTTGCTGAACGATTCACGGCGCGGCTTGGGGTGACCCCAATGAGCTACGTGACCGCATGGCGGATGCAGATTGCACGTGAGGCATTGGCCGAGCGCGGCCTGTCGGTGGCCGAGGCCGCCGAGGTTTCGGGATATGCGTCGGAATCAGCGTTTAGCCGGGTGTTCAAGAAAGAGATCGGCGTCACCCCGGCAGCCGTCCGACTGCTTGCCAAAGCTGGGCGTGACGCATTGAATGCGGCGTGA
- a CDS encoding GNAT family N-acetyltransferase, which yields MNTVPPVKIREAQPDDAAELARLSRALAVHVADPDPGDDTSLIVAACFGTERWLDVLVAEQGGVILGLAAYGRRFELHTRQKTLWLADLVVDEGLRGLGIGGLLLQAVKRRALDLGCVAIVADLWVCNIAARVFYDHAGARKVSDIEIRVIDLPSV from the coding sequence GTGAATACAGTGCCTCCGGTGAAGATCCGCGAGGCGCAGCCCGATGATGCCGCCGAACTAGCGCGCCTGTCTCGGGCGCTGGCGGTGCATGTCGCAGACCCCGATCCCGGCGATGACACGTCGCTGATTGTAGCGGCCTGTTTCGGGACGGAGCGATGGCTCGACGTTCTTGTGGCGGAGCAGGGTGGCGTTATCCTCGGCCTTGCCGCCTATGGCCGACGTTTCGAACTTCACACTCGACAAAAGACCCTCTGGCTGGCCGATCTTGTCGTGGACGAGGGCCTCCGAGGGCTGGGGATCGGCGGTTTGCTGTTGCAGGCGGTCAAACGCCGGGCGCTGGATCTGGGATGTGTCGCCATCGTGGCGGATCTTTGGGTCTGTAACATCGCAGCCCGCGTATTTTACGACCATGCCGGAGCGCGCAAAGTGAGCGATATCGAAATTCGGGTGATCGACCTGCCGTCGGTGTGA
- a CDS encoding cytochrome P460 family protein has translation MRSKTLAMILSITSLPAFAQMATEAGQITVEPVLEVPSEEYRTGWVQIGAFSVLAENPAEGAHEIHAVFIDEDALKAYLAEGRFVEGTKIVKEVWDTQTEDLTTGRASYADTLKGRFVMVADPDGKLGAGPRFGDGWGWAFFPGQETRITDTEDYRDACLACHEPARDHGLIYLQGYPALRR, from the coding sequence ATGAGATCCAAAACCCTTGCCATGATCCTGTCCATCACAAGCCTGCCCGCTTTCGCTCAGATGGCGACAGAGGCAGGGCAAATCACCGTAGAACCCGTGCTCGAAGTGCCGTCCGAGGAATATCGCACCGGGTGGGTGCAGATCGGGGCGTTTTCGGTGCTCGCAGAGAACCCCGCTGAAGGTGCGCATGAAATTCACGCTGTCTTCATCGACGAAGACGCGCTCAAGGCCTATCTCGCCGAGGGTCGGTTTGTCGAGGGGACGAAGATCGTCAAAGAGGTCTGGGACACCCAAACCGAGGACCTGACAACCGGGCGCGCCAGCTATGCCGACACGCTCAAGGGCCGTTTCGTCATGGTCGCCGACCCCGACGGCAAGCTGGGTGCAGGCCCGCGGTTTGGCGACGGTTGGGGCTGGGCTTTTTTCCCAGGACAGGAAACCCGGATTACCGATACCGAAGACTACCGTGATGCCTGCCTGGCCTGCCATGAACCGGCCCGCGATCATGGGTTAATCTACCTTCAGGGCTATCCGGCCCTGCGCAGATAA
- a CDS encoding cupredoxin domain-containing protein — protein MPLTRRRFGIGLGAFLGCAGTLRRSHAHDRVQETMVRIDNSTFEPLVVEIFAGDSVTWENNDLASHTATALDGSWDTGPLERGTQGRIIFTEPGEYPYVSTFRSHMKATVLVRNRDGG, from the coding sequence ATGCCACTCACACGCCGCCGCTTCGGTATCGGTCTTGGCGCGTTCCTGGGGTGCGCCGGAACGCTGCGCCGTTCACACGCGCACGATCGGGTGCAAGAGACAATGGTGCGAATCGACAATTCCACCTTCGAACCCTTGGTCGTTGAAATCTTTGCCGGGGATAGCGTGACCTGGGAGAACAACGATCTCGCGTCCCATACCGCGACGGCTCTGGACGGAAGCTGGGATACCGGGCCACTCGAGCGGGGGACGCAGGGCAGGATCATCTTCACCGAACCCGGCGAGTATCCCTATGTCAGCACTTTTCGTTCGCACATGAAAGCAACCGTTCTGGTGCGCAACCGCGATGGCGGATGA
- a CDS encoding glutathione S-transferase family protein: MNKPITLNSHALCPYVQRIAIALVEKGVAHERRVVDLGNKPQWFLEISPLGRTPVLTVGDASLFESTAILEYLEDTQPNPLHPADPVERARHRAWIVFGAEVLDTIAGFYSARDAVTFEAKTAALRRHFTLLEDHLSEGPWFSGADFSLVDVAFGPVFRYFDVFNVIDNFEFFEGLTKVQAWSLLLAARPSVRDAVSRDYNALLRAFLLRREGVLAARILISGAA, from the coding sequence ATGAACAAGCCGATCACCCTCAACAGCCACGCGCTCTGCCCCTATGTGCAACGCATCGCCATAGCCCTTGTCGAAAAAGGTGTTGCGCATGAGCGACGCGTTGTTGATCTCGGCAACAAGCCGCAGTGGTTTCTGGAAATTTCTCCGCTGGGACGCACGCCTGTACTGACGGTCGGAGACGCGTCGCTCTTCGAGTCTACCGCAATCCTTGAGTATCTCGAGGATACGCAGCCCAATCCATTACATCCCGCTGACCCGGTTGAGCGCGCGCGCCACCGCGCCTGGATCGTTTTCGGCGCAGAGGTGCTCGACACGATCGCAGGATTCTATTCCGCGCGAGATGCCGTGACATTCGAGGCGAAGACGGCCGCACTCCGCCGTCACTTCACACTCCTGGAGGATCATCTTAGCGAAGGACCGTGGTTTTCCGGCGCAGACTTCAGCCTGGTAGACGTGGCTTTTGGCCCGGTCTTCCGCTATTTCGACGTCTTTAACGTGATTGACAACTTCGAATTCTTCGAAGGGCTGACCAAGGTTCAAGCCTGGTCACTGCTTCTTGCGGCCCGTCCCTCGGTGCGAGATGCCGTTAGCAGGGATTACAATGCTCTGTTGCGCGCCTTTTTGCTTCGCCGCGAAGGGGTACTTGCCGCGCGTATCCTAATTTCGGGCGCCGCCTGA